One segment of Marvinbryantia formatexigens DSM 14469 DNA contains the following:
- a CDS encoding tetratricopeptide repeat protein translates to MRDRLDFSSISKTILENRKINAMSQVEYYFCLFRYAFEQTNLAVTVPEESEVSKIISGQRNVSKDIIYLYQTVIGVTELENAIRKILNDVSDSDYVKEQIYRILWNDSSISQTKKQELSARYNHAAAFLSDVLLFALSRNFLPRNKKTAGSELILSDYLLDTRLPSVTRTFVGREKELQEIHEALQQEHSIFLEGIGGIGKSELAKCYAKRYGKYYSNVLYLRYHENLYRTILEMDFIDDSMEMSDDERFRNHYRFFKYLDNKSLVILDNFNSVPEEDFLFHAFLSMHFQVLVTTRSHIEEVPCYAVNEIENIGDLKQLFFAYAPDAQQEPEITEKIIEEIYRHTLTVELSAKTLKASGMSGKDFLQALRTEGLSISNPNKVILTKDNLSQKQRLYQHIQTLFQIQGLSPDALDTLRNMVLMPQNGISKILFHTWQGKSDWNITNDLIEYGWIQEDTVHNQIMLHPYLHEVLLLETAPSITKCGNLLKGIFENCILYGIDVPYYNELLNTIESIYQNIKLDDTVSATLFMDTTMAYLAKYGRMESVEQVLKLMMSMPDYGQNNRHTAICDCYAGYVEYMNGRYQKAKQHYLHGLELLEPFHPINADLISNLKNNLGQTYLALGDTQIALSAIEEAIFIRQSYGTVASHDTLVQGLSYAQLLAVNGKWREARKHLFSLIRCVKKTDGMHLFLAELYSTLAIIESKKLPEDSLNHYKKAKQALIDGYLPKNHPEIQQIEQEIQREEMLVRGLNGGKIHIIPRLPHK, encoded by the coding sequence TTGAGAGACAGATTGGATTTTTCTTCCATATCAAAAACCATACTGGAAAACCGCAAGATCAACGCAATGTCACAGGTGGAATACTATTTCTGCCTGTTTCGGTATGCTTTTGAGCAGACGAATCTAGCGGTAACTGTGCCGGAAGAGTCCGAGGTAAGCAAAATTATCAGCGGTCAGAGAAATGTATCGAAAGATATTATTTATTTGTACCAGACAGTTATCGGCGTAACAGAATTGGAAAACGCAATCCGCAAAATACTGAATGATGTATCTGATTCTGACTATGTGAAAGAGCAGATTTACCGTATTTTATGGAATGACAGCAGCATATCACAGACGAAAAAGCAGGAACTATCGGCTCGCTATAACCATGCTGCCGCATTTCTTTCAGATGTTTTGTTATTTGCACTGTCCCGGAATTTTCTTCCGAGAAATAAAAAAACAGCCGGTTCGGAGCTGATTTTATCAGATTACCTGCTGGATACCCGTTTACCTTCTGTAACCCGTACTTTTGTCGGACGGGAAAAAGAATTGCAGGAAATTCACGAAGCACTGCAGCAGGAACACAGCATTTTTCTGGAAGGCATCGGGGGCATCGGGAAATCTGAACTGGCAAAATGTTATGCAAAACGCTATGGAAAATATTATTCTAACGTGCTGTATTTGCGGTATCATGAGAATCTGTACCGCACTATTTTAGAGATGGATTTTATAGATGATTCAATGGAAATGTCCGACGATGAGCGTTTCCGCAATCATTATCGTTTTTTCAAGTATCTGGACAACAAAAGCCTTGTGATCCTTGATAATTTTAATTCTGTGCCAGAGGAAGATTTTCTTTTCCATGCTTTTTTATCTATGCACTTTCAAGTATTGGTTACAACCAGAAGCCATATTGAAGAAGTGCCTTGCTATGCTGTGAATGAAATCGAGAATATAGGAGATTTGAAACAGCTCTTCTTTGCTTATGCGCCGGATGCACAGCAGGAACCGGAAATAACAGAAAAAATTATAGAGGAAATTTATCGTCATACATTGACTGTGGAATTATCGGCAAAAACCTTAAAGGCTTCCGGTATGAGTGGGAAAGATTTCCTGCAGGCATTGCGGACAGAAGGATTAAGTATCTCCAATCCCAATAAGGTAATTCTCACTAAGGATAATCTGTCACAAAAACAGAGACTTTATCAGCATATACAGACCTTATTCCAAATACAAGGGTTATCGCCGGATGCGTTGGATACCCTTAGAAATATGGTTCTCATGCCGCAAAACGGTATCTCGAAGATACTTTTTCATACGTGGCAAGGGAAATCTGACTGGAATATCACAAATGACTTGATCGAATATGGATGGATACAGGAAGATACTGTGCATAACCAGATTATGCTTCATCCATATCTGCATGAGGTTTTGCTGTTAGAAACAGCTCCTTCTATTACCAAATGCGGTAATCTGCTAAAGGGCATTTTTGAAAATTGTATTCTATACGGCATAGATGTACCCTACTATAATGAATTACTGAATACCATAGAAAGCATTTACCAGAATATAAAACTGGATGATACTGTATCGGCAACTTTGTTCATGGATACTACAATGGCATATCTGGCGAAATATGGGCGTATGGAATCAGTGGAACAAGTGCTTAAACTCATGATGAGTATGCCGGATTATGGACAAAATAACCGGCATACGGCTATTTGCGATTGCTATGCGGGCTATGTCGAATACATGAACGGTCGCTATCAAAAGGCAAAGCAGCATTATCTGCATGGTTTGGAATTACTGGAACCGTTTCATCCGATAAACGCGGATTTGATTTCAAATTTGAAAAATAATCTTGGTCAGACATACCTTGCACTAGGCGATACGCAAATTGCACTTTCTGCTATTGAAGAAGCGATATTCATCCGGCAGTCGTATGGTACTGTCGCTTCGCATGACACGCTTGTACAAGGCCTTTCTTATGCACAGCTACTTGCTGTAAACGGAAAATGGAGAGAAGCTCGAAAGCATCTGTTCTCACTGATCCGCTGCGTGAAGAAAACAGACGGGATGCATCTGTTTCTGGCAGAGCTTTATTCCACTCTCGCCATAATTGAATCAAAGAAGCTGCCGGAAGATAGCTTGAATCATTATAAAAAAGCAAAACAGGCTCTTATAGACGGCTATCTCCCGAAAAATCATCCCGAAATCCAACAGATAGAACAAGAAATTCAAAGGGAAGAAATGTTGGTACGGGGATTGAATGGAGGGAAAATTCACATAATTCCTCGATTACCACACAAATAA